In one window of Gouania willdenowi chromosome 8, fGouWil2.1, whole genome shotgun sequence DNA:
- the LOC114468274 gene encoding suppressor of cytokine signaling 3-like yields the protein MVTHSKFDSAMSSSPLDTNVRLPYRFKTFSCKAQYQMVLATLHKLQESGFYWSSITGKEANAILAAEATGTFLVRDSSDNRHLFTLSVKTSMGTKNLRIQCDASSFYLQTDPKNISSVPHFDCILKLVHYYMPLSKGNSRSGNTFYIYSSGDKIPLELIRPLSCSLSTLQHLCRKTVNGHLDISSKGDQLPHPLKEFLKEYDSPI from the coding sequence ATGGTAACTCACAGCAAGTTTGACTCCGCGATGAGCAGCAGCCCCCTGGACACCAACGTGCGGCTGCCCTACCGTTTCAAAACGTTCTCCTGCAAGGCTCAGTACCAGATGGTCCTGGCCACGCTTCACAAGCTCCAGGAGAGCGGCTTCTACTGGAGCTCCATCACCGGGAAAGAAGCTAACGCCATACTGGCTGCTGAGGCCACTGGGACGTTTCTAGTCAGGGACAGTTCTGACAACCGTCACCTGTTCACCCTCAGCGTCAAGACGTCCATGGGCACCAAGAACTTACGCATCCAGTGCGACGCGTCCTCGTTTTACCTCCAAACAGACCCTAAGAACATTTCCTCTGTCCCGCATTTTGACTGTATCCTCAAGCTGGTTCATTACTACATGCCTCTGAGCAAAGGGAACTCTCGCAGTGGGAATACTTTCTATATTTACTCTAGTGGGGATAAAATCCCTCTGGAGCTTATCAGGCCTCTCTCCTGTAGCCTGTCTACTTTGCAGCACCTGTGCAGAAAAACTGTAAACGGACATTTGGACATTTCCTCTAAAGGAGATCAACTTCCTCATCCTCTTAAAGAGTTCCTTAAGGAGTATGATTCTCCCATCTAG